The Capsicum annuum cultivar UCD-10X-F1 chromosome 1, UCD10Xv1.1, whole genome shotgun sequence sequence TTTTTGTGGTTGGTTCACTCTGCAGCTTATGATAGTTTGTGGTTCATCAGTTGCTTACTTACTGGGAACAGTCATAACATGGAGAAATCTTGCTTTAACTGGTAATTATTGGATCATCCCATGTAAATATTGTTTACGATTAGCTGAAAAAAAGTTAAAGATAATTTACTTTAGAATCATTAAAAAGGCATATAATACATGAACAAACCTTCAAACTTTGGCCTAAGCACTCAAGTAAAAACTCCTACTTTGAATATGCACATTTAGACACGTTAACTTGTCTTCACCATGTCAGTTGAACACTCCAACTTATAAAATGATCATCTAGACAACTCTCAAAATTTATGTGTCACGTCAGTGTCGGGTGTCCACGAGACACAATGGGAATGAGTTGGAGTGTTTAGTAGCCAGTTGAGTTGTCTAGGTGTGTACTTTCAATGTTTGAGTACTTACTTGCCAGCTGAGGCTAAGTTTGAGTGTCGGTCTATGTATTATTCCTAaaaatgaacttgatttgaatacATAACAGATGAAGACTGAATGATTGCTTCATTTGTAGGAATTCTTCCATGCACTTTCTTGTTAGTAGGTCTATTCTTTATCCCAGAATCTCCAAGATGGCTGGTGAGTTTTCAACATAACGTAAACTTTTCATGTTTTATCTTCATGAGCACGAGGAAAAAAGTTTTACAAGAAGGGTAACTAAACTGCAGGCAAAAGTAGGTCTTGAGAAAGAATTTGAAGTGGCGTTGAGAAAGCTTCGTGGTAAAAACGCTGATGTTTCTTGTGAAGCTGCTGAAATCCAGGCTTATGTTGATACTCTTCAAAGCCTCCCTAAAACTCGAATCTTGGATTTGTTCGGTAGCAAATACATTGATCTGTCATCGTAAGCCACTTTCTTAACATTTCCTGAAATTAGGCATTTAGAAGAACTTAGACAGAGCTAATACTCTTGaaattcctcttctttttttcccagataggtgttggattgatggtATTCCAACAGTTTATAGGAATAAACGGTGTAGGTTTCTATGCTAGCCAGACTTTTGAATCTGCAGGTAATATGGTCCTTCGCCTATTACTCATCCAAAGAAGAGCTATAATGCTCCGAACAACTTTACTAATGATGTGAACGAAAAAATGCAGGACTCTCTGATAGCAATATTGGGACTATTGCCTATGCTGTAGTGCAGGTTTGTAAATCTTGACAACTTGTTAAAAATACTGGTCAAATTCCGGAAAGGGTGTGAAAGTGTTGGATCACTAACTCTCTAGTCTTTTATTACTTTGACAGGTTCCCATTACTATTGTTGGTGCATTTTTGATGGACAGATCAGGAAGAAGGCCACTTCTTATGGTAAATtcacattttcttttttctcatatGGCTAGCTATACAAAAATCTGTAAAGATAAGAGTGTTTATACGAGCTGTAAACATCGTTTTGATCAGGTGTCAGCAACGGGGACTTTTGTTGGTTGTTTTTTGACTGGAGCTTCTTTCTATCTTAAGGTAACTCACTGAAAGCACAAAATGTTAATCAGTTAAAAGAAGTCGTTGCTTCTTATTTTACACACTTTCCATTTGTTAACCAGGGAAATGGCATCTTACTTGAATGGATTCCAATTCTAGCTGTATCTGGTGTACTGGTAAATCTATAATTGCCGTATTCTCATAATCTTACAGTAAAAACTTGTTAGAATCTGAGTTGAAATCCTGATTTTCTTTTCTACTTTCACAGCTTTACATATCGGCGTTTTCAATTGGAATGGGAGCAGTTCCTTGGGTTATTATGTCAGAGGTAATTCAAAtcagttgctttatagtagaagaGTCTTTCTCAAGTAGTGTTCCATCTATTACGTATTATGCAATATTGTATCGATTAGTCACCCTGTAAATAAGCTTCAAATTCTTGAAATAACGTATAACTTTCTGGTCTAATGTCGCAGATATTCCCAATTCATGTAAAAAGTGCTGCAGGAAGCCTGGTAGTCTTAGTGAACTGGTTGGGCGCGTGGGCTGTTTCTTACACTTTCAGTTTCCTCATGGCCTGGACTGCCACTGGTAATTTTCCACATATGAAAATTGGAACGTCCTTTTGGCTTTTACTTTGACTGATACTTTTTGGGTTGGAATTTTCAGGTACATTTATGCTATATGCTGGATTCTCTGTACTTACTGTACTATTTGTAGCAAAGGTAGTGCCAGAAACAAAGGGGAAAACATTGGAGGAAATTCAGGCCATCATCAATTCATGAAGGTAGATGTACATATTCTTGACTGGAGATTTCACAATGTAGTTTAGCCAACTAGAAAGGACCACGGATGACCCACATAAATCAACAAATGGTTGACGGTGGAGAAACAAAAGAAGGAACGGAATCAGTGGAAACTTCCCTCCTGTACCAAAATCGGATATCTCAAGAAGAAAGGGAATTCGACAGTGTAGATTTTATTCTAGATGTTGTAgcaaatccttttttttttttcttcttttttttaggtTTGTGTTGTACTGTagccaaaagaaaaaataagttgtAGAATGAAAGATGATGTTAAAAGCTGCATTCAGGAAAAAACGAACGTTTCTTGACCGCAAAAATCACTTTTCTTTCCTTTCActgtataaaattattttattttactttgatccTCGTAAAAGTCATTATTACTAAATTTTATAATAAAtccaccaaaaaaataatatggcaaactaataaaaaataatatggcaaacttagttagtttttaattttaatttaagagaatataatatattattcatatCTTGACCCTTTTTATTTGTGTACCACTCAATTTTACTTATGGATTATATAATGGAATCTTAATAGATTCGGGTGAAGACTGTTGATAAGAATCAGATTAcgttaataaacaagaaaataatgggGAACCgaaaatactaagattaaaggcaagaaattaaagataggcaAAATTGGAGAATAAAATCTCCAATTTCAAGATTAAGTGCTAAGAACactaattgatcttagtattcaaaattagtggattaagactaattatgatcCTAATAGAGTCAATTCGAGAACCTAGATCAAAAgtgatctagacccctattttaaagaaactaaagacaacaattagtataagactaatcaccttctttaattaactttaatagaaatcaaagatatcaaattaagaattaatcttacctcctaaagaatcgttcttatagggttgcaagataaatcccaaaagCCACACACAGAGGTGTAAATAAGATAAActttcaattaataataatattgtctccttgaaaataacaaaattcatccatatatgttaaaaaaaaaaaaaaaaatctatcccaaatagcatggggTTGGAATCTATCTTTATCAAATCTAACTAGGACTAGgaaaaaaaatatcccaaatagcATGAGATTAGGATCTATTATtatggaaataataaataaaatcctactaggactaggaaaacatgtaaaaataataccaaaaattctctcctaagaaaataaggaaaagtttccaAATTTACACACAACCCGACTCAATCTTCTTCCTTTTGGGCTTggacttgaatcatgaaatatgtgtagcactTTGCCCATTCTTCTTCATAATTCTTGGACTCGTTCTTGGGTTCTTCTTCCATCATAAGcatcttcttgatttcattaaAGCCTATCAATCTTAATGCAAGTGGACCAGTCTGGATGCTATCATTCCCCTCTTCTTGAAAATAATTCGTCCTCGAATTTGAATCTCGCATAATCAAGACGACATACAATAGTAAACAACATCCATTACTTGAAAACAACAATGGTAGGAACAAATAAGATAGTGACCATGTATCCACTTAACCCAATTAATCCTTGCATGTATAAATACACATTTATAAAGCATGTGGACATCATCATCCCAATAGAAACTTGGGATGATCTTCCTTGTATGAGCacaataatattcatgtttagaTGACGTAGGGAATGATATGTGTCTCTCCAATTTAACTCTATCAATAAAATACTTTACTGGGCTTGTCAAAGACGTCATAAGCTAcataaaatatgtatcaaatttaACACTTTTATGATATAGCCAAACATCATCAATTACACTTGAAGATTTTTCCACATAACATTTATTCACATAAGCATAGGAGATTTCAAAAAGGTTAGAAGAATCTTTCAATCTCAAAATACAATCTCCATTAAATTCTAAGTAGCTGCTCAAATTCACCAACAAGGAATCATGAATAGGTTCAACAATGGGCATTTGATCACTTGTATCATAATAGTCACGGATTTTCTCATCATTAGTAGCAAACATTTTTTTCCTTACAATCACCAAGACTTGAGGAGTCATGCCTTAATTTAGTCTTATGTAGCAAAGGAATAATATTACCTCATTTTTTCTGGCTCATTAGCGTTAGATCTACATCTGCCTTGTTGGACTTCTTGTCATAAGTCTCATCTTGGACAAGTTTAAAATAATTCTCTTTACCTATATCTTTCTCATAAACAAACACTTGCTCAATGAGACTTGTAGTTTCAACCACCTTAGTATTAAGTTTATCCACTAAAGACTTTTCAATGCAAACTTTTCCATGAGTACCTATAAGAGAATCAAAGCAACTATAAGAAAAAGTAGGAAGGTTAGAGCTAGAATAAGAAATAACCTCACTCAAACTCCCTTGGTTCTTTTTCTCTACTTATTATCCCTCTCTTTATTACTCTCATGATCATCTCTCCTTTCTTTTCTCTTGGCCTCACTTGACATCCCGTTATCTTCACACAACACAACCTTTCTTCTTTCCtctcttgaaatatcaacatgcTCCCCTTACTCctatcattcttttctcttttaaaattttttattgctTCTTTCACACGTTTTTTATCTTCATAAACTTGGGATGGAGTTTAAggtacaagtttatattttctttcgtTTAGCTCAAGAGAAACTCTATTCTTCCCCCTATCATAAATTGCATTCCTATCAAACTGTCAGGAACACCCAAGCTTGATATGACAATCTTGCATTGGAATTACATCACAAAGAACATTATCAGAGTACCTTCCAATGGAGAAAGAAATCATGCATTGCTTAGTTACCTTAAGTTCACTGAAATCATTATGTTTGATGCATGTAAGTTTCAACTTCTCCACCATGTATGAACTTATCACAATAGCAtcactttcaaaatcaataatcatagaGCAAATATTATCCTTTATCCCACACCTTGTATGAAAAACACTTCTCTTTAAATCAGTTATATTCACCTGATTAGGTGGGTTTTGGGTGACATTTAATGCATTGAGTCGAGAAAAAATTCTTCTAAGTGCCTCGGCTATGTCATTGTTTTGAATTCTAGCATCAGTATCCTTTACGGTGTGAGACATCTctaaaagttaaagaaaataaaaactctCAATTTGGTCCCTTTTTTTTATCTCACCCCTCTTGCCTTTTTCCACTCAAATTACATCTTTTGGCTGATTGCTTTAGGATTTATATATTAACCCTACTAGTAACAATCCCTTTAGAAATAAGAtgtagagataaaaaaaaattaccaactcCCAAACGGATTGGGTTTGATGAGACAAGAAAAAGACcaattaaaaaaatctaaattctTTCCTCTTCTTGGTTTTCCTCCTTGATGTTGGAAAACAAGAAAcacaataaatttgaaatttcttgatctaaagtaatcttttttttttactacaaAACTCTCAAGAATTATCAAGAACGAAACCTTTATAGAaccgctctgataccatttgataagaatcgggttacgttaataaataagaaaataatgcggaagcaaaaatactaagattaaaggTGAGAAATTAAAGAGGCAAAATTAGAGAATAAAAACTCCAATTTTGAGGTTAagtgctaagaaccctaattgatcttagtattcaaaattagcggattaagactaattatgatactaatagagtcaattcaagaacttagatcaaaagtaatctagacccctatttcaaagaaactaaagacaacaattagtataagactaatcaccttctttaattaactttaatagaaatcaaagatatcaaattaagaattaatcttacctcctaaagaatcgttcttatagggttgcaagataaatcccaagtagccacacacaaaggtgtaaataagagaaactctcaattaataataatattgtctccttgaaaataacaaaattcatccaTATATATAGGAGAAAAAAACTATCTCAAATAGCATGGGATTGAAATCTATATTTATCAAATCTAACTAGGACTAGAAAAAAGATATCCCAAATAACATGGGATTAGGATCTACTATtatggaaataataaataaaatcctacTAGGACTAGGAAAGCAtgtaaaaataataccaaaaattctcttctaagaaaataggaaaaagttttcaaatttactCACAACCCATATGGGCTCAATCTTCTTCCTTTCGGgcttagaattgaatcatgaaatatgtgtagcactTTACCCATTCAtctccataattcttggactcGTTCTTGGGCTCTTCTTCCATCATAAGCATCTTCTTGATTTCATTGAAACCCGTCAATCTCAATGCAAATGGGCTAGTGTGGATGCTATcaactattttcataaaaaaaaaaaataatttatatttttatgaaactaaaatttataaaaatgagagaaaaatagaacaaaataataagaatctaaaacaaaaaaaaatatttcataatattatgtTCATCCGTCAAAAGTTTGACTATTAAGCAACTCCAGCAAAAAAACAATAACGCTTAATAAACCAACGGCTAGAATGTATATATGACATACGTGGAAACTACAAAAGACATCCTGTGTCATCTAAACTgtatattaatttaatacaaaaacacaaaaatcctCCATGATTTTTTAATTCCTGgagattttatatttctttttcatcACACTagagatatagtcactcatgatttttttctttatacgTTTGCCTCTCTTAGAAACACCAACAGCTAACTCGAAAACTTCAGCACATATAGTAGCTTCAGAAACTACAGCAGACATAGCAACTTCAAAAACTTTAGAAGACCCAACAACTTCAAAAACTTCAGTAGacacaacaacttcaaattcaataAGAGAATCAGCAAACATAACAGTCATCTGAAGGaccaaaatttaattaaattcacttaaaatttaaattaaaatcaatcatatGAAAAATTAACATACTTCAGTAGACTGATTTTTCAAGTTAAAGTTCAGTCCTTCATTTTCATTTATACCAAATTCATCTCCCATTTTAGGGTACGGTGATAGATGAAGATAACCAGCATTTTGGCAGATGAATgcaatattatgaattttttttctttagactCTTGTTATCTTGTTCTAATTTTCCCTCATTTTTATAAACTttagtttcataaaaatatcaactaatttttttttatgaaaatagtcttcactAGGTAgtctaatctatttaaaaattaatattcttcTGTTATATAATTCATAAGGAAAATTGAGTTGTGCACATATAAAAAGGatcaagatatgagtaatatattatattatcttaaattaaaattaagaactaattaaggctGCCACATTATTTTTTCGATCAAATTATTGTAAAATCCGTCAATAGGgacttttgtgatggtcggagcaaagtaaaatgacttttgtgtaataaatgaaagaaaaacaacTTTTGTGTAATAGACAGGAATCTGAGTGACCATGGGTGAAATTTACTCTATTCTGATAAGACTAAGGTTTGgccatgaaaacaaaaaaaatttagagtttggagttgaaattgaaattagagttgaagttaaagttggagttgtgtttagtcatgtcttttcagaatattttttagaattttagaaagatttttaaaataaaaatttatatccCCAATTtatacaaactatcaaaatcactcaacttaattaatttatctataaaatacaaccaaatgtaAGAGAAGACAATGATTTTGAGAATATTTAGTTCTTATTCATAGTGTCAGTGAGTTCTTCGTGAATCAAAAGGCAAATTATTCATGAAGCTTGGAGTGTATTTACTAAGCATGTATTCTATGTATCCATTTTAATCTAAAGTATGTTTTTCTCGTATTTTATTGATAACTAGTTTAgagtacgtgctttgcacgtgtgtctcgcggtaataaattttattaaattctaTATATATTATCACAACCTGATCCATGTTGAGTCTATATATGATCAATGGGTATTATATTTCCTGCCAAAACAAGCAAGAATGGAGGCAAGGAGCCCAACTAATTCGCCCTCAAATATTATGACATATATAGATCGGATCGAAACACTTTAAAGTAAACAGTGAAATTTGTAACAAAAATGCATACATGTTAAGGAGAAAAAAACTTATCACTTTTGCTATAACGTTTAGATAGATTTCACCATATTCTATCGTTATATAATGTCATACATGAACAATTTGAAACCTATATAAAGGGTATGGGGTAAATCTACTATAAAAAGTAGAGCAAAagataaaatatgattatatattaataaatattaagtaaaataaattaaagtgagAAAAAATATAACGCAACGCGCAACAACATCTAACAAATTTATAAAGATAACAAAAATATTAGTGAGAGAAAAATAGTGAACCCATTAGATAAAAATCAATGCTTGGTACATTGTAAATTTATTGAACAAACTCAAAATTATAGTTTAAGATTGAACCAAACTACAAATAAGTTTAAGGTGCTTCTGTCAATAATACAATACTGGAGAGTGGGTCTGATATTTTTGTTCAAGTGTCAGCTCAACACGAGAAAAGTCACAATATTTGGCTAAAGTTAGTAGGGtattttgtaaaaattaaaaaaaaaaaaaatagggtcatttgtaacaataaataaaattgaaattaaaattgaaaaaaaaaagtgaaaacaagtaaaacttgtttttacTTTCTCCAAAAACATTGTTTTTACTTTCTCCAAAAACAAttgaaaaaattatctaaaagaacaacttaaattttaaaactactaaaaattcctccactttaaaaatattacatataTCCCAACATTTACTACTTTTACTAAAAGTTGAGATACATGTTAAAGGCCCCCTCATACTATGCCCTTACTTTACCAAATTAAGAAAGGTTTCTCCTCCTTCTACGCCATTAATTCAGGGGTCGGTTTCAATCCCATTTGTCCTCCACCATGTGAgttgtaaatatatttttcctATTGTTCTTAGTCCCTTGCcttttatttcttcttagatTTATCTTATACTAAACAACGTTCATTTTCGTGTTACGAAAATGGGTAAATTGGGTTGACGACAGAATTCATGTTCATCAGTACCTTAAAGTTGCCGAACTAAACAAAAAAAGGACAAGAAAATCAGTTTTACAAGAGAGTTTTTCTTTATGTCAATTTGTTGCCATCAACCGAAGATTCGAATTACATTAATTTGTTCTCCGATAAGAAATTAAggatattatactattattaGATGATAATCAAATCGTTCAAGATGAATTTCTCGGAGCGAGAGTTTCTTAGATAAACAAAGTTGAAAGATTTGGAGGAGTTTGTAATCAGAGTTTCTTGCTGAGGATTAAGAAGAAGGATAAACGGAGAAATTTACGTCCCTATCTTCAGCATATTCATACAGTTTTCAATGATATTGAACAACGAAGAAGAGAACTGAAGTTGTTTATGAATAATGGATCGTCGAAAAATCCTATAAATGGACTTTGGAGATCTGTTCCTTTTACAAATTCCTCTACTTTGGATACCATATCCATGGATGTCGATCTCAAGAATAAGGTGAAATCTGATGTGGGCAATT is a genomic window containing:
- the LOC107842239 gene encoding LOW QUALITY PROTEIN: sugar transporter ERD6-like 16 (The sequence of the model RefSeq protein was modified relative to this genomic sequence to represent the inferred CDS: inserted 1 base in 1 codon), with translation MHINTTQNHFSLNTKSPSCVLEKRKKQKNPFCLISLIFARMAIGECKDIENGLEKPFLENDKIIDCEDEEAISYKEDGSIGMVLLSTCVAVCGSFEFGSCVGYSAPTQSEIRNDLNLTLAEYSMFGSIITIGAMIGAITSGRIADFIGRKGAMRMSAVFCITGWLAVYFSMGTLVLDIGRFLTGFGIGIFSYVVPVFIAEIAPKNLRGGLTTINQLMIVCGSSVAYLLGTVITWRNLALTGILPCTFLLVGLFFIPESPRWLAKVGLEKEFEVALRKLRGKNADVSCEAAEIQAYVDTLQSLPKTRILDLFGSKYIXSVIIGVGLMVFQQFIGINGVGFYASQTFESAGLSDSNIGTIAYAVVQVPITIVGAFLMDRSGRRPLLMVSATGTFVGCFLTGASFYLKGNGILLEWIPILAVSGVLLYISAFSIGMGAVPWVIMSEIFPIHVKSAAGSLVVLVNWLGAWAVSYTFSFLMAWTATGTFMLYAGFSVLTVLFVAKVVPETKGKTLEEIQAIINS